From Pseudopipra pipra isolate bDixPip1 chromosome 9, bDixPip1.hap1, whole genome shotgun sequence, a single genomic window includes:
- the DNAI4 gene encoding dynein axonemal intermediate chain 4 isoform X2, producing MGGAGAGGQSPRGVLGGVAVVTEDAAMPDPAGPRPPPARAGAEGAAGAGAGTGGVLVSPRRGSTVSSSHRTSMASEGRPVRRGGLVGIQGPLQVFDEDGKNVTPHPLFQSDPNTATPRTYGSSSTWISNKSTTKSGLEGTAEPGSGQDPTLSLSAVQVGQEEMEEELTEADLDQRVDIYLSETDTLWMFDMPSVMVSVEAEDAGRVLERNKIYADMCKAKASSERFEERMVQTLAGAAKNKEVQCETIIMEDKGTMVTSWDLDNSLDASEIEPTSQAEGLGATTEGSSKSPTTKEQEQNVSVSSDRESAVPVRSQEEEKCHSEAILTSENLKQDLVIMERILMENIFQPKLAAYRQIPVLIEPDITSDGGDTATATEEDEEEEHDKEKKDEGKEGKGLIDPSMTINKTPEEDAAPRLEQLWSYTCDLTSGHSVSSMAWNKVNPDLLAIGYGEFDSKDQKKGLACCWSLKNPMWPERIFQCDHGVTAVDFSLASPNLLAVGTSSGSVAVYDVRSRNNAAFLDSSASLNKHTGAVWQLRWVEQERGATEGDKKERLMCISADGRVTEWLIQQRLDCIDLMKLRRTEREKKKLPGEKERKSEAPISQQAAGMCFDFHPEDTDIYLAGTDEGHIYQCSCSGKEQILGTYRGHKGPVYRVAWNPSSTDMFLSCSADWSTILWNRDSQTPLLTFSSVKAFVHDIMWSPKSAFIFAAVKESRVEIWDLSVSIFNPVISHTANPEANLTSILFAKNTNCLLLGDSLGGVGVWELFNLDAPGSNKVGNLHDIVCPVGAV from the exons ATGGGCGGTGCCGGTGCTGGCGGCCAATCCCCGCGCGGCGTGTTGGGCGGTGTTGCCGTGGTAACGGAGGACGCCGCCATGCCGGACCCCGCCGGGCCGCGGCCTCCGCC GGCCAGGGCCGGagcagaaggagcagcaggagcaggagcaggaaccGGGGGGGTCCTTGTCTCCCCCAGACGGGGCAGCACCGTGAGCAGCTCCCACAGGACCTCCATGGCCTCCGAGGGACGGCCAGTGCGCAGGGGGGGCCTCGTTGGCATCCAGGGGCCCCTGCAG gtTTTTGATGAAGATGGGAAGAATGTGACACCGCATCCCCTCTTCCAGTCAGACCCAAATACTGCCACACCCAG GACAtatggaagcagcagcacttggatATCAAACAAATCAACAACCAAGTCTGGCCTCGAGGGAACAGCAGAACCTGGCTCTGGACAAGACCCAACTTTGAGCTTATCTG CTGTGCaggtggggcaggaggagatggaAGAAGAATTAACAGAGGCAGACCTGGATCAGAGAGTGGATATTTACCTCTCAGAGACAGACACACTCTGGATGTTTGATATGCCCTCTGTCATGGTGTCTGTGGAAGCAGAAGATGCTGGGAGAGTTCT GGAGCGGAATAAGATTTACGCTGACATGTGCAAAGCCAAAGCTAGCAGCGAACGCTTTGAAGAGAGAATGGTGCAAAccctggctggggctgccaaAAACAAGGAAGTGCAATGTGAGACAATTATCATGGAAGATAAAG GGACAATGGTCACTTCCTGGGACTTGGACAATTCACTGGATGCATCAGAAATAGAACCTACGTCACAGGCAGAAGGATTGGGAGCCACAacagagggaagcagcaaatcTCCCACAACaaaagagcaggagcagaatgTGTCTGTCTCTTCTGACAGAG AAAGCGCTGTTCCTGTCAGGAGCCAGGAAGAGGAGAAATGCCATTCAGAAGCTATATTAACATCAGAAAACTTAAAGCAGGATTTAGTTATCATGGAGAGGATTTTAATGGAGAATATTTTTCAACCCAAACTTGCAGCTTATCGGCAGATTCCTGTCCTTATAG AGCCTGACATTACCTCGGACGGGGGTGATACAGCAACAGCCACGGAagaagatgaagaggaagagcatgataaggaaaagaaggatgagggaaaagaaggaaaaggattaATTGACCCATCAATGACaataaataaaaccccagaaGAAGATGCAGCTCCCAGGCTGGAACAGCTGTGGTCTTACACGTGTGATTTAACCAGCGGCCACAGCGTGAGCAGCATGGCCTGGAACAAAGTGAATCCT GATCTTTTAGCCATTGGTTACGGAGAGTTTGATTCTAAAGATCAGAAGAAAGGCTTGGCTTGCTGTTGGTCACTGAAGAACCCCATG TGGCCAGAGCGCATTTTCCAGTGTGACCATGGTGTTACTGCTGTGGATTTTTCCCTGGCAAGTCCAAACCTTTTAGCAGTTGGAACATCTAGTGGATCTGTTGCAGTCTATGATGTGCGGAGTCGGAACAACGCCGCGTTCTTGGACAGCAG TGCATCCTTAAATAAACATACAGGTGCTGTGTGGCAGCTGAGGTGGGTGGAACAGGAGAGAGGTGCAACAGAAGGTGACAAAAAAGAGAGACTGATGTGTATCTCAGCAGATGGGCGAGTAACTGAGTGGCTCATCCAGCAAAGACTGGACTGCATTG ATCTGATGAAACTAAGGCgaacagaaagggagaagaagaaattaccaggtgagaaagaaaggaaaagtgaagCTCCGATATCTCAACAGGCAGCTGGAATGTGCTTTGACTTCCACCCAGAG GATACGGATATTTATCTTGCTGGAACAGATGAGGGCCACATCTACCAGTGCTCTTGCTCAGGCAAAGAGCAGATTCTGGGAACATACAGAGGCCATAAA GGTCCTGTGTACAGAGTGGCCTGGAATCCATCCAGCACAGACATGTTCCTAAGCTGCTCTGCAGACTGGAGCACCATTTTATGGAACCGGGACTCACAGACGCCCCTTTTAACTTTCAGTTCTGTCAAAGCTTTTGTTCATGACATCATGTGGTCTCCAAAATCAGCCTTCATATTTGCAGCAGTGAAGGAAAGCAGGGTAGAAATCTGGGATCTGAGTGTCAGCAT CTTCAACCCCGTGATCTCCCACACTGCCAACCCAGAAGCCAATCTCACATCCATCCTCTTTGCCAAGAACACCAACTGCCTTCTGCTGGGAGACAGCCTTGGTGGAGTTGGGGTGTGGGAGCTGTTCAACTTGGATGCTCCTGGCAGCAACAAG GTTGGTAACTTGCATGACATCGTTTGTCCAGTTGGAGCTGTTTAA
- the DNAI4 gene encoding dynein axonemal intermediate chain 4 isoform X4 has translation MGGAGAGGQSPRGVLGGVAVVTEDAAMPDPAGPRPPPTYGSSSTWISNKSTTKSGLEGTAEPGSGQDPTLSLSAVQVGQEEMEEELTEADLDQRVDIYLSETDTLWMFDMPSVMVSVEAEDAGRVLERNKIYADMCKAKASSERFEERMVQTLAGAAKNKEVQCETIIMEDKGTMVTSWDLDNSLDASEIEPTSQAEGLGATTEGSSKSPTTKEQEQNVSVSSDRESAVPVRSQEEEKCHSEAILTSENLKQDLVIMERILMENIFQPKLAAYRQIPVLIEPDITSDGGDTATATEEDEEEEHDKEKKDEGKEGKGLIDPSMTINKTPEEDAAPRLEQLWSYTCDLTSGHSVSSMAWNKVNPDLLAIGYGEFDSKDQKKGLACCWSLKNPMWPERIFQCDHGVTAVDFSLASPNLLAVGTSSGSVAVYDVRSRNNAAFLDSSASLNKHTGAVWQLRWVEQERGATEGDKKERLMCISADGRVTEWLIQQRLDCIDLMKLRRTEREKKKLPGEKERKSEAPISQQAAGMCFDFHPEDTDIYLAGTDEGHIYQCSCSGKEQILGTYRGHKGPVYRVAWNPSSTDMFLSCSADWSTILWNRDSQTPLLTFSSVKAFVHDIMWSPKSAFIFAAVKESRVEIWDLSVSIFNPVISHTANPEANLTSILFAKNTNCLLLGDSLGGVGVWELFNLDAPGSNKVRHAWRTAVCSGADCCSGASFLRKELL, from the exons ATGGGCGGTGCCGGTGCTGGCGGCCAATCCCCGCGCGGCGTGTTGGGCGGTGTTGCCGTGGTAACGGAGGACGCCGCCATGCCGGACCCCGCCGGGCCGCGGCCTCCGCC GACAtatggaagcagcagcacttggatATCAAACAAATCAACAACCAAGTCTGGCCTCGAGGGAACAGCAGAACCTGGCTCTGGACAAGACCCAACTTTGAGCTTATCTG CTGTGCaggtggggcaggaggagatggaAGAAGAATTAACAGAGGCAGACCTGGATCAGAGAGTGGATATTTACCTCTCAGAGACAGACACACTCTGGATGTTTGATATGCCCTCTGTCATGGTGTCTGTGGAAGCAGAAGATGCTGGGAGAGTTCT GGAGCGGAATAAGATTTACGCTGACATGTGCAAAGCCAAAGCTAGCAGCGAACGCTTTGAAGAGAGAATGGTGCAAAccctggctggggctgccaaAAACAAGGAAGTGCAATGTGAGACAATTATCATGGAAGATAAAG GGACAATGGTCACTTCCTGGGACTTGGACAATTCACTGGATGCATCAGAAATAGAACCTACGTCACAGGCAGAAGGATTGGGAGCCACAacagagggaagcagcaaatcTCCCACAACaaaagagcaggagcagaatgTGTCTGTCTCTTCTGACAGAG AAAGCGCTGTTCCTGTCAGGAGCCAGGAAGAGGAGAAATGCCATTCAGAAGCTATATTAACATCAGAAAACTTAAAGCAGGATTTAGTTATCATGGAGAGGATTTTAATGGAGAATATTTTTCAACCCAAACTTGCAGCTTATCGGCAGATTCCTGTCCTTATAG AGCCTGACATTACCTCGGACGGGGGTGATACAGCAACAGCCACGGAagaagatgaagaggaagagcatgataaggaaaagaaggatgagggaaaagaaggaaaaggattaATTGACCCATCAATGACaataaataaaaccccagaaGAAGATGCAGCTCCCAGGCTGGAACAGCTGTGGTCTTACACGTGTGATTTAACCAGCGGCCACAGCGTGAGCAGCATGGCCTGGAACAAAGTGAATCCT GATCTTTTAGCCATTGGTTACGGAGAGTTTGATTCTAAAGATCAGAAGAAAGGCTTGGCTTGCTGTTGGTCACTGAAGAACCCCATG TGGCCAGAGCGCATTTTCCAGTGTGACCATGGTGTTACTGCTGTGGATTTTTCCCTGGCAAGTCCAAACCTTTTAGCAGTTGGAACATCTAGTGGATCTGTTGCAGTCTATGATGTGCGGAGTCGGAACAACGCCGCGTTCTTGGACAGCAG TGCATCCTTAAATAAACATACAGGTGCTGTGTGGCAGCTGAGGTGGGTGGAACAGGAGAGAGGTGCAACAGAAGGTGACAAAAAAGAGAGACTGATGTGTATCTCAGCAGATGGGCGAGTAACTGAGTGGCTCATCCAGCAAAGACTGGACTGCATTG ATCTGATGAAACTAAGGCgaacagaaagggagaagaagaaattaccaggtgagaaagaaaggaaaagtgaagCTCCGATATCTCAACAGGCAGCTGGAATGTGCTTTGACTTCCACCCAGAG GATACGGATATTTATCTTGCTGGAACAGATGAGGGCCACATCTACCAGTGCTCTTGCTCAGGCAAAGAGCAGATTCTGGGAACATACAGAGGCCATAAA GGTCCTGTGTACAGAGTGGCCTGGAATCCATCCAGCACAGACATGTTCCTAAGCTGCTCTGCAGACTGGAGCACCATTTTATGGAACCGGGACTCACAGACGCCCCTTTTAACTTTCAGTTCTGTCAAAGCTTTTGTTCATGACATCATGTGGTCTCCAAAATCAGCCTTCATATTTGCAGCAGTGAAGGAAAGCAGGGTAGAAATCTGGGATCTGAGTGTCAGCAT CTTCAACCCCGTGATCTCCCACACTGCCAACCCAGAAGCCAATCTCACATCCATCCTCTTTGCCAAGAACACCAACTGCCTTCTGCTGGGAGACAGCCTTGGTGGAGTTGGGGTGTGGGAGCTGTTCAACTTGGATGCTCCTGGCAGCAACAAGGTACGACACGCTTGGAGAACGGCGGTGTGCTCAGGGGCTGACTGCTGCTCTGGGGCCTCATTCCTCAGGAAGGAGCTACTGTGA
- the DNAI4 gene encoding dynein axonemal intermediate chain 4 isoform X5, with protein sequence MGGAGAGGQSPRGVLGGVAVVTEDAAMPDPAGPRPPPARAGAEGAAGAGAGTGGVLVSPRRGSTVSSSHRTSMASEGRPVRRGGLVGIQGPLQVFDEDGKNVTPHPLFQSDPNTATPRTYGSSSTWISNKSTTKSGLEGTAEPGSGQDPTLSLSAVQVGQEEMEEELTEADLDQRVDIYLSETDTLWMFDMPSVMVSVEAEDAGRVLERNKIYADMCKAKASSERFEERMVQTLAGAAKNKEVQCETIIMEDKGTMVTSWDLDNSLDASEIEPTSQAEGLGATTEGSSKSPTTKEQEQNVSVSSDRESAVPVRSQEEEKCHSEAILTSENLKQDLVIMERILMENIFQPKLAAYRQIPVLIEPDITSDGGDTATATEEDEEEEHDKEKKDEGKEGKGLIDPSMTINKTPEEDAAPRLEQLWSYTCDLTSGHSVSSMAWNKVNPDLLAIGYGEFDSKDQKKGLACCWSLKNPMWPERIFQCDHGVTAVDFSLASPNLLAVGTSSGSVAVYDVRSRNNAAFLDSSASLNKHTGAVWQLRWVEQERGATEGDKKERLMCISADGRVTEWLIQQRLDCIDLMKLRRTEREKKKLPGYGYLSCWNR encoded by the exons ATGGGCGGTGCCGGTGCTGGCGGCCAATCCCCGCGCGGCGTGTTGGGCGGTGTTGCCGTGGTAACGGAGGACGCCGCCATGCCGGACCCCGCCGGGCCGCGGCCTCCGCC GGCCAGGGCCGGagcagaaggagcagcaggagcaggagcaggaaccGGGGGGGTCCTTGTCTCCCCCAGACGGGGCAGCACCGTGAGCAGCTCCCACAGGACCTCCATGGCCTCCGAGGGACGGCCAGTGCGCAGGGGGGGCCTCGTTGGCATCCAGGGGCCCCTGCAG gtTTTTGATGAAGATGGGAAGAATGTGACACCGCATCCCCTCTTCCAGTCAGACCCAAATACTGCCACACCCAG GACAtatggaagcagcagcacttggatATCAAACAAATCAACAACCAAGTCTGGCCTCGAGGGAACAGCAGAACCTGGCTCTGGACAAGACCCAACTTTGAGCTTATCTG CTGTGCaggtggggcaggaggagatggaAGAAGAATTAACAGAGGCAGACCTGGATCAGAGAGTGGATATTTACCTCTCAGAGACAGACACACTCTGGATGTTTGATATGCCCTCTGTCATGGTGTCTGTGGAAGCAGAAGATGCTGGGAGAGTTCT GGAGCGGAATAAGATTTACGCTGACATGTGCAAAGCCAAAGCTAGCAGCGAACGCTTTGAAGAGAGAATGGTGCAAAccctggctggggctgccaaAAACAAGGAAGTGCAATGTGAGACAATTATCATGGAAGATAAAG GGACAATGGTCACTTCCTGGGACTTGGACAATTCACTGGATGCATCAGAAATAGAACCTACGTCACAGGCAGAAGGATTGGGAGCCACAacagagggaagcagcaaatcTCCCACAACaaaagagcaggagcagaatgTGTCTGTCTCTTCTGACAGAG AAAGCGCTGTTCCTGTCAGGAGCCAGGAAGAGGAGAAATGCCATTCAGAAGCTATATTAACATCAGAAAACTTAAAGCAGGATTTAGTTATCATGGAGAGGATTTTAATGGAGAATATTTTTCAACCCAAACTTGCAGCTTATCGGCAGATTCCTGTCCTTATAG AGCCTGACATTACCTCGGACGGGGGTGATACAGCAACAGCCACGGAagaagatgaagaggaagagcatgataaggaaaagaaggatgagggaaaagaaggaaaaggattaATTGACCCATCAATGACaataaataaaaccccagaaGAAGATGCAGCTCCCAGGCTGGAACAGCTGTGGTCTTACACGTGTGATTTAACCAGCGGCCACAGCGTGAGCAGCATGGCCTGGAACAAAGTGAATCCT GATCTTTTAGCCATTGGTTACGGAGAGTTTGATTCTAAAGATCAGAAGAAAGGCTTGGCTTGCTGTTGGTCACTGAAGAACCCCATG TGGCCAGAGCGCATTTTCCAGTGTGACCATGGTGTTACTGCTGTGGATTTTTCCCTGGCAAGTCCAAACCTTTTAGCAGTTGGAACATCTAGTGGATCTGTTGCAGTCTATGATGTGCGGAGTCGGAACAACGCCGCGTTCTTGGACAGCAG TGCATCCTTAAATAAACATACAGGTGCTGTGTGGCAGCTGAGGTGGGTGGAACAGGAGAGAGGTGCAACAGAAGGTGACAAAAAAGAGAGACTGATGTGTATCTCAGCAGATGGGCGAGTAACTGAGTGGCTCATCCAGCAAAGACTGGACTGCATTG ATCTGATGAAACTAAGGCgaacagaaagggagaagaagaaattaccag GATACGGATATTTATCTTGCTGGAACAGATGA
- the DNAI4 gene encoding dynein axonemal intermediate chain 4 isoform X1 yields MGGAGAGGQSPRGVLGGVAVVTEDAAMPDPAGPRPPPARAGAEGAAGAGAGTGGVLVSPRRGSTVSSSHRTSMASEGRPVRRGGLVGIQGPLQVFDEDGKNVTPHPLFQSDPNTATPRTYGSSSTWISNKSTTKSGLEGTAEPGSGQDPTLSLSAVQVGQEEMEEELTEADLDQRVDIYLSETDTLWMFDMPSVMVSVEAEDAGRVLERNKIYADMCKAKASSERFEERMVQTLAGAAKNKEVQCETIIMEDKGTMVTSWDLDNSLDASEIEPTSQAEGLGATTEGSSKSPTTKEQEQNVSVSSDRESAVPVRSQEEEKCHSEAILTSENLKQDLVIMERILMENIFQPKLAAYRQIPVLIEPDITSDGGDTATATEEDEEEEHDKEKKDEGKEGKGLIDPSMTINKTPEEDAAPRLEQLWSYTCDLTSGHSVSSMAWNKVNPDLLAIGYGEFDSKDQKKGLACCWSLKNPMWPERIFQCDHGVTAVDFSLASPNLLAVGTSSGSVAVYDVRSRNNAAFLDSSASLNKHTGAVWQLRWVEQERGATEGDKKERLMCISADGRVTEWLIQQRLDCIDLMKLRRTEREKKKLPGEKERKSEAPISQQAAGMCFDFHPEDTDIYLAGTDEGHIYQCSCSGKEQILGTYRGHKGPVYRVAWNPSSTDMFLSCSADWSTILWNRDSQTPLLTFSSVKAFVHDIMWSPKSAFIFAAVKESRVEIWDLSVSIFNPVISHTANPEANLTSILFAKNTNCLLLGDSLGGVGVWELFNLDAPGSNKVRHAWRTAVCSGADCCSGASFLRKELL; encoded by the exons ATGGGCGGTGCCGGTGCTGGCGGCCAATCCCCGCGCGGCGTGTTGGGCGGTGTTGCCGTGGTAACGGAGGACGCCGCCATGCCGGACCCCGCCGGGCCGCGGCCTCCGCC GGCCAGGGCCGGagcagaaggagcagcaggagcaggagcaggaaccGGGGGGGTCCTTGTCTCCCCCAGACGGGGCAGCACCGTGAGCAGCTCCCACAGGACCTCCATGGCCTCCGAGGGACGGCCAGTGCGCAGGGGGGGCCTCGTTGGCATCCAGGGGCCCCTGCAG gtTTTTGATGAAGATGGGAAGAATGTGACACCGCATCCCCTCTTCCAGTCAGACCCAAATACTGCCACACCCAG GACAtatggaagcagcagcacttggatATCAAACAAATCAACAACCAAGTCTGGCCTCGAGGGAACAGCAGAACCTGGCTCTGGACAAGACCCAACTTTGAGCTTATCTG CTGTGCaggtggggcaggaggagatggaAGAAGAATTAACAGAGGCAGACCTGGATCAGAGAGTGGATATTTACCTCTCAGAGACAGACACACTCTGGATGTTTGATATGCCCTCTGTCATGGTGTCTGTGGAAGCAGAAGATGCTGGGAGAGTTCT GGAGCGGAATAAGATTTACGCTGACATGTGCAAAGCCAAAGCTAGCAGCGAACGCTTTGAAGAGAGAATGGTGCAAAccctggctggggctgccaaAAACAAGGAAGTGCAATGTGAGACAATTATCATGGAAGATAAAG GGACAATGGTCACTTCCTGGGACTTGGACAATTCACTGGATGCATCAGAAATAGAACCTACGTCACAGGCAGAAGGATTGGGAGCCACAacagagggaagcagcaaatcTCCCACAACaaaagagcaggagcagaatgTGTCTGTCTCTTCTGACAGAG AAAGCGCTGTTCCTGTCAGGAGCCAGGAAGAGGAGAAATGCCATTCAGAAGCTATATTAACATCAGAAAACTTAAAGCAGGATTTAGTTATCATGGAGAGGATTTTAATGGAGAATATTTTTCAACCCAAACTTGCAGCTTATCGGCAGATTCCTGTCCTTATAG AGCCTGACATTACCTCGGACGGGGGTGATACAGCAACAGCCACGGAagaagatgaagaggaagagcatgataaggaaaagaaggatgagggaaaagaaggaaaaggattaATTGACCCATCAATGACaataaataaaaccccagaaGAAGATGCAGCTCCCAGGCTGGAACAGCTGTGGTCTTACACGTGTGATTTAACCAGCGGCCACAGCGTGAGCAGCATGGCCTGGAACAAAGTGAATCCT GATCTTTTAGCCATTGGTTACGGAGAGTTTGATTCTAAAGATCAGAAGAAAGGCTTGGCTTGCTGTTGGTCACTGAAGAACCCCATG TGGCCAGAGCGCATTTTCCAGTGTGACCATGGTGTTACTGCTGTGGATTTTTCCCTGGCAAGTCCAAACCTTTTAGCAGTTGGAACATCTAGTGGATCTGTTGCAGTCTATGATGTGCGGAGTCGGAACAACGCCGCGTTCTTGGACAGCAG TGCATCCTTAAATAAACATACAGGTGCTGTGTGGCAGCTGAGGTGGGTGGAACAGGAGAGAGGTGCAACAGAAGGTGACAAAAAAGAGAGACTGATGTGTATCTCAGCAGATGGGCGAGTAACTGAGTGGCTCATCCAGCAAAGACTGGACTGCATTG ATCTGATGAAACTAAGGCgaacagaaagggagaagaagaaattaccaggtgagaaagaaaggaaaagtgaagCTCCGATATCTCAACAGGCAGCTGGAATGTGCTTTGACTTCCACCCAGAG GATACGGATATTTATCTTGCTGGAACAGATGAGGGCCACATCTACCAGTGCTCTTGCTCAGGCAAAGAGCAGATTCTGGGAACATACAGAGGCCATAAA GGTCCTGTGTACAGAGTGGCCTGGAATCCATCCAGCACAGACATGTTCCTAAGCTGCTCTGCAGACTGGAGCACCATTTTATGGAACCGGGACTCACAGACGCCCCTTTTAACTTTCAGTTCTGTCAAAGCTTTTGTTCATGACATCATGTGGTCTCCAAAATCAGCCTTCATATTTGCAGCAGTGAAGGAAAGCAGGGTAGAAATCTGGGATCTGAGTGTCAGCAT CTTCAACCCCGTGATCTCCCACACTGCCAACCCAGAAGCCAATCTCACATCCATCCTCTTTGCCAAGAACACCAACTGCCTTCTGCTGGGAGACAGCCTTGGTGGAGTTGGGGTGTGGGAGCTGTTCAACTTGGATGCTCCTGGCAGCAACAAGGTACGACACGCTTGGAGAACGGCGGTGTGCTCAGGGGCTGACTGCTGCTCTGGGGCCTCATTCCTCAGGAAGGAGCTACTGTGA
- the DNAI4 gene encoding dynein axonemal intermediate chain 4 isoform X3 has translation MASEGRPVRRGGLVGIQGPLQVFDEDGKNVTPHPLFQSDPNTATPRTYGSSSTWISNKSTTKSGLEGTAEPGSGQDPTLSLSAVQVGQEEMEEELTEADLDQRVDIYLSETDTLWMFDMPSVMVSVEAEDAGRVLERNKIYADMCKAKASSERFEERMVQTLAGAAKNKEVQCETIIMEDKGTMVTSWDLDNSLDASEIEPTSQAEGLGATTEGSSKSPTTKEQEQNVSVSSDRESAVPVRSQEEEKCHSEAILTSENLKQDLVIMERILMENIFQPKLAAYRQIPVLIEPDITSDGGDTATATEEDEEEEHDKEKKDEGKEGKGLIDPSMTINKTPEEDAAPRLEQLWSYTCDLTSGHSVSSMAWNKVNPDLLAIGYGEFDSKDQKKGLACCWSLKNPMWPERIFQCDHGVTAVDFSLASPNLLAVGTSSGSVAVYDVRSRNNAAFLDSSASLNKHTGAVWQLRWVEQERGATEGDKKERLMCISADGRVTEWLIQQRLDCIDLMKLRRTEREKKKLPGEKERKSEAPISQQAAGMCFDFHPEDTDIYLAGTDEGHIYQCSCSGKEQILGTYRGHKGPVYRVAWNPSSTDMFLSCSADWSTILWNRDSQTPLLTFSSVKAFVHDIMWSPKSAFIFAAVKESRVEIWDLSVSIFNPVISHTANPEANLTSILFAKNTNCLLLGDSLGGVGVWELFNLDAPGSNKVRHAWRTAVCSGADCCSGASFLRKELL, from the exons ATGGCCTCCGAGGGACGGCCAGTGCGCAGGGGGGGCCTCGTTGGCATCCAGGGGCCCCTGCAG gtTTTTGATGAAGATGGGAAGAATGTGACACCGCATCCCCTCTTCCAGTCAGACCCAAATACTGCCACACCCAG GACAtatggaagcagcagcacttggatATCAAACAAATCAACAACCAAGTCTGGCCTCGAGGGAACAGCAGAACCTGGCTCTGGACAAGACCCAACTTTGAGCTTATCTG CTGTGCaggtggggcaggaggagatggaAGAAGAATTAACAGAGGCAGACCTGGATCAGAGAGTGGATATTTACCTCTCAGAGACAGACACACTCTGGATGTTTGATATGCCCTCTGTCATGGTGTCTGTGGAAGCAGAAGATGCTGGGAGAGTTCT GGAGCGGAATAAGATTTACGCTGACATGTGCAAAGCCAAAGCTAGCAGCGAACGCTTTGAAGAGAGAATGGTGCAAAccctggctggggctgccaaAAACAAGGAAGTGCAATGTGAGACAATTATCATGGAAGATAAAG GGACAATGGTCACTTCCTGGGACTTGGACAATTCACTGGATGCATCAGAAATAGAACCTACGTCACAGGCAGAAGGATTGGGAGCCACAacagagggaagcagcaaatcTCCCACAACaaaagagcaggagcagaatgTGTCTGTCTCTTCTGACAGAG AAAGCGCTGTTCCTGTCAGGAGCCAGGAAGAGGAGAAATGCCATTCAGAAGCTATATTAACATCAGAAAACTTAAAGCAGGATTTAGTTATCATGGAGAGGATTTTAATGGAGAATATTTTTCAACCCAAACTTGCAGCTTATCGGCAGATTCCTGTCCTTATAG AGCCTGACATTACCTCGGACGGGGGTGATACAGCAACAGCCACGGAagaagatgaagaggaagagcatgataaggaaaagaaggatgagggaaaagaaggaaaaggattaATTGACCCATCAATGACaataaataaaaccccagaaGAAGATGCAGCTCCCAGGCTGGAACAGCTGTGGTCTTACACGTGTGATTTAACCAGCGGCCACAGCGTGAGCAGCATGGCCTGGAACAAAGTGAATCCT GATCTTTTAGCCATTGGTTACGGAGAGTTTGATTCTAAAGATCAGAAGAAAGGCTTGGCTTGCTGTTGGTCACTGAAGAACCCCATG TGGCCAGAGCGCATTTTCCAGTGTGACCATGGTGTTACTGCTGTGGATTTTTCCCTGGCAAGTCCAAACCTTTTAGCAGTTGGAACATCTAGTGGATCTGTTGCAGTCTATGATGTGCGGAGTCGGAACAACGCCGCGTTCTTGGACAGCAG TGCATCCTTAAATAAACATACAGGTGCTGTGTGGCAGCTGAGGTGGGTGGAACAGGAGAGAGGTGCAACAGAAGGTGACAAAAAAGAGAGACTGATGTGTATCTCAGCAGATGGGCGAGTAACTGAGTGGCTCATCCAGCAAAGACTGGACTGCATTG ATCTGATGAAACTAAGGCgaacagaaagggagaagaagaaattaccaggtgagaaagaaaggaaaagtgaagCTCCGATATCTCAACAGGCAGCTGGAATGTGCTTTGACTTCCACCCAGAG GATACGGATATTTATCTTGCTGGAACAGATGAGGGCCACATCTACCAGTGCTCTTGCTCAGGCAAAGAGCAGATTCTGGGAACATACAGAGGCCATAAA GGTCCTGTGTACAGAGTGGCCTGGAATCCATCCAGCACAGACATGTTCCTAAGCTGCTCTGCAGACTGGAGCACCATTTTATGGAACCGGGACTCACAGACGCCCCTTTTAACTTTCAGTTCTGTCAAAGCTTTTGTTCATGACATCATGTGGTCTCCAAAATCAGCCTTCATATTTGCAGCAGTGAAGGAAAGCAGGGTAGAAATCTGGGATCTGAGTGTCAGCAT CTTCAACCCCGTGATCTCCCACACTGCCAACCCAGAAGCCAATCTCACATCCATCCTCTTTGCCAAGAACACCAACTGCCTTCTGCTGGGAGACAGCCTTGGTGGAGTTGGGGTGTGGGAGCTGTTCAACTTGGATGCTCCTGGCAGCAACAAGGTACGACACGCTTGGAGAACGGCGGTGTGCTCAGGGGCTGACTGCTGCTCTGGGGCCTCATTCCTCAGGAAGGAGCTACTGTGA